One Calonectris borealis chromosome 21, bCalBor7.hap1.2, whole genome shotgun sequence genomic window, ACGACCTTCGGCCAGTCCTGAAGAAGGCCTCGATCTGTTCCAGGGATCTGCCTTTGGTTTCTGGAACGCAGCAGCCTGTGAATAAGATGTTCCCGGCACAGATGACTGCGAAGAATAGGAAGGGCACCTCGAGGCTGAAGGCTTCCTGGAAAGCGGGATGGAAAGCAGACATGAGCTGGTGCAGAGAGGGTCTGAGGAGGGGCTGCCGGACACCCTCCCAGGGCAGTACCCACCACGACACGGAGGAAGAACTGGGTCAGGGTGAAGGCTGTCAGCCAGCTCACGACGACACAGAGGCCCGAAGCCACCCCGCGGGCTTTCAGAGGGAGGATCTCCGACATCAGCAACCAAGTGATGGGGCCCCAGCCCATGGCATAacctgcagggaaggaggggtAAGATGAGGCTGTTGAGGCTTCAAAGCCCCTTGGGGAGTGAAGAAGAGCCCTGTGCAATCCTGCCCTGCTCCCGCATCAATCATTATTGTCCCCCATTCATGCTCTGTCAGTCTGCAAAGTGACTTCAGATGCCATCTTTCTTGGGCTTCCAGGGACATCTGCCCGCCTTCCAACTCCAAGCCCAAATCTCCTTGCTCCGTATCACCCTGCCTGGGATGAGAAACGTCCCCCCAGGCTGGCACCCAGCCCTGTGCTGTGGGTCCTGGGCTCTCGCTCTGTGCACTTACCCATTATGAAGAACATGGTTGCCAGGAGGGGGATGAGGGTGATGTAGTGGGTTGGCTCAGCAGGAAGGTTGGCAGAGCTCACCAGAGTCTTGTTGGCAATGGTGCCATTTTGAGAAGCTGGCACGAAGTGGATATAGAGCCCCATAGTCAGGTTGGAGACCAACATGACACCAGCTGTGGAGAGATGCAACAGCATAGTGGGATAAATGGGTGAGTGATCCCCTCCGTGCCAAGGACTGAGCCCCCGGGAACGCCTCTGCTCAGGAGCTGAGCTACCACCAAAGGGAAGAGACctcccccactccctgcccgAGTCCTGTATGGCTGAAGTTTCCACTCCTGCACGTTTGCAGAGCTCCTGTAAATCCTTAAATAAGAGCTTCCCTTGCACAAGTGTGGGAGAGAGACATACCCGATACAAAAAGAAGAATCTTCCTCCCAGCTTTATCCATCGACACAGCAGCAATCGCCACAGAGAACAGACGTACCAAGCCGACAAGAGCTGCATCGTACTCTGGTTTCTGCAACGGCAAAAGCAGTGGGGAAGCTGAAATGGGAGAGCCAGGGAACGGGCAAGTTCCTACATGTGCTGCCTTGACTCTGGCTGATGCCTTTGTCAAAGCTATCCTCCTATGATAAGAGACCAGAGAAGAAAAGCCTGAAGATCAGAGGAGGAGAGCGGGGAGACAGCGGGGccagtcctgctccccatcctcaTGCAGCCTTTTGGCAATTGCTGCCAACCAGGTGCTTTAAAAAAGGCTTCAAAGTTGGGGTCTTAGAGCTGCAGGGGATTTGGAGCATCGGGCAGCCATCACTGAAGACGGAGCAGTCCGGGCATGGGCTGAATCCCAGGGCTCACCAGGATGACAGATGTTTTCTTGAATATTGACTGCAGGTACACAAGGACACAGGTGACACCGGAGAGCTGCTGCAGGAACCTCATCCCCACCGCAATCAGGATGGGCTTATAAACGAAGGGGTCCTTGATCTCGGCACAGGAAACCCGTCGGCTCTGGAGAAGACAAAGCAAGAAAGCCGAAGTGTTACCACCTCTGGGCTCCACCACGGCACCCAGAAGATGGCTCGGGACTTGCCCAAAGGAGGCTGGATTTTGCAGTTTTCACATTACATCTCCCCGTGCTGGAGGAGAGCCTCCTCACCTGCTTCCTCACGCTGTCCTTGATCTGCTCATACTCCCGGGCGTAGTCCGTGTCCGTGCCCCGCAGCCAGCACAGGGACCTCAGGGCCTCATCATCCTTCTCCTGGGAGAGCAGGAACCGGGGCGAGTTGGGCATGAAGCAGAGCAGGACGATCATGGCGAGCACGGGCACCTCCCCTGCGACGGCCAGCCAGCGCCAGTCCAGGACCAGCCCTGCGGGAGCAGCACGGTTAGGAGGGGAGTCCTGGCCTTGCTTCCACACGGGCACCCCAACAGCAGAGATTTAATAaatccagaggggaaaaaaaataatcccaaaaaCTAGAGGGagattttccatgtttttctcctAGCAAAGAAGCATTTTCAGCTGTTGTTCAATATGGGGAAATTCCAGCAAGCTCCCCCAAATCTTAGAGGATCCAGCAAGATCCTGTAGCAACCGGGGCACGTGCTGGCAGCAGATGCACGTGCAGTTCATCGCGTGCTGCCCTTCAGCCCGAATGAAACCTCAGCAGGACCCAGGTCTGCAGGCACGGTGATGGCCACGGGTCCCTGGGGGTTATGGATTCACCCCTCTGAGCGCACACGCAAGTGTGGGTTATGCATGGGCAATCCTGTCCAGATCCCTTTGCACACCCGTGGTGGTGGTTGTGAGCTGGCTGCGAGGGGAAGGAATCCATCAACTTGCTGAGAAAGTTGTTTAAAATAGACTCCCCTTCCCTAAGGTCTCGCTGAGGGTTTCCTGCCCTCCGAACACTGAGATACTTGCCCAGCGCGTACAGGACGAGGGAGCCCAGC contains:
- the SLC2A6 gene encoding solute carrier family 2, facilitated glucose transporter member 6; amino-acid sequence: MGTGHSTAMEPSMREPLVRKTSSSYRTFPESAGKRLDKEYLRSLHNKRLYLAVFAAVLGNFSFGFALVYPSPVIPALEAHPSPALRLDQHTASWFGSVFTLGAAAGGLSAMVLNDRLGRKLSIMFSALPSAVGYALMAGAQGIGMLLLGRVLTGYAGGVTSASIPVYISEISHPGVRGMLGACPQIMAVLGSLVLYALGLVLDWRWLAVAGEVPVLAMIVLLCFMPNSPRFLLSQEKDDEALRSLCWLRGTDTDYAREYEQIKDSVRKQSRRVSCAEIKDPFVYKPILIAVGMRFLQQLSGVTCVLVYLQSIFKKTSVILKPEYDAALVGLVRLFSVAIAAVSMDKAGRKILLFVSAGVMLVSNLTMGLYIHFVPASQNGTIANKTLVSSANLPAEPTHYITLIPLLATMFFIMGYAMGWGPITWLLMSEILPLKARGVASGLCVVVSWLTAFTLTQFFLRVVEAFSLEVPFLFFAVICAGNILFTGCCVPETKGRSLEQIEAFFRTGRRSFMR